A region of the Fusobacteria bacterium ZRK30 genome:
AAAAGATAACCTAAATTATCTAAATTAATTAAATAAACTAAACTTTTTTTACACTGATTTGGATATCATTAAGCCTGAGATAATTTCTAGTTTTATATTAAAATTTTATTAGAAGTACATTAGAAAATATTTTGATTTTTTAATTTAATATTGTATATATGTAGTATCAAATGGAAATATAAGGGGGGGAGAAGGATTGATGACTAAGACTCCTACTGGTAAATTAGTTAAATCAAAGTGGGTTGATAGTTTAGTTACTACGAAGTCAGATCCATCTAAGAGAAGTGAAGATATCTGGACGTTTAAAATAAAAGATGGAATGAAATTTTCAAATGGAAATCCATTGACTGTTAAAGATGTTAAGTTCACATATGATTTCTATATGGATGAAAAAGCTCTAAATTCTACAGGAGCTACAGATGATCTAAATGAGTTTATGGATAAAGTTGAAGTGAATGAAGCAGCAAATACAATAAAATTCCATCTGAAGAAAGTTATATACATGGTGGATTCCACGTTTGAGTATTTTGTTTTAGATTCAAATACCATCATTAAAAATTCTGAAAAAGAAGGGGTAACTCCCCAGCAATGGGTGAAGGCTAATATGTCTTCTCCAATAGGATATGGTCCTTATAAGATAGACAAATTTGTCCCTTCTCAATATGTAAAGTTATCTATCAACAAAAATTACCAGGGTAACTACGAGGGAGATAAACCTAGCATTAAAGAAATTATATTACAAAATACTCCAACTGAAACTAAGCTTACACAGTTAATTACAGGAGAAATAGATATTGCAACAGGGATATCAAAAGAAGAAGATGTAGACGCTGTTTTAGGTCAAGATACATTACAGACAAACAGATATTATAGACATGGAACCGGTCAGCTTACATTCCATACAGATTTCGGTCCAGTTCAATTAGAGGAAGTCAGAAAGGCTATTGCTTACAGTTTCGACAGAATTAAGTATAAGAACATTATTGTTGGTAAAAATGGGTTAATGGCTAATGCACCGTATTCTAGAAGTATGTGGATGATGTACGATGATGATGAAAAAATAGGAACAGAAAGTAGATTATCAAGAACATATACTGATTATGATATATTAGATACTGACGGTAAGTGGGATGAACAAGCTAATATTAAAGAAGCTCATAAATATTTAGATCAGGCAGCTAATAAAACAAATGGTGAATACGCTAAGTTAACCAAAGTAAGTGGTAAGTATTTATGGGAAGGTAAACCATTAGAGATCAACATGGCTTTAACTGCCGGAGTGGTAGACGCTTATAATCTTATATTCACTAAGGAAGTACAGAAAGAATTTGGAATAAAAATCAATATGGATTCTATGGACTGGTCAGTTCTAGCTAAGTGTCTATATGGCAGCGCTCCATTATCAGAGAGAAGATACCACGTATTTGCTACATCTACAAACTTTGCAACTAAGACAGATTATAATTTTTATAGAAAAAGTTATATAATACCATACGGTAGCGGAGTTACAAGTAATGTAACAAGATTCCCTATAAATGAAGAGATTCTAAATAGGATGAGAATTGCTAATCCATCTACTAAAGAGGGAGACCAGCAGTATAAAAAAGCGTTCAGGGATTATATGAAAGTCATGAATGAAGAAATTCCTTTGTTACCTACATTTTCAAGCTTGTACTTTGATACTTATGCAGATGATATAACTGATTTTGATACTACTCCTATGTGGAGTTTCCCCTATGCTATAGTTAAAGCTAAATTTAAAAGCAATTAATTTTTAAATCGCATAGGACAGATAAAGAGTTTAAACTCTATCTAAATATAACAAAAAAAACACCTTCAAAATTTGAAGGTGTTTTTTACTATCGTCCTAAATCTATTACATTTTGTACAAGAGCTTTGCATCTTTGACAGCCTTTTCCTGCATGAGTCACTTCCTCGATTTTTTCTATTGTATCATCACCGTTTTTAACAGCACTGACAACATCTTCAAGTGATACATTGTTGCATCCGCATACTGACTTTAAGATCTTTTCTATTTCACCTGCACACCCACCGCATTTAGTTGCAGCACCAGTCATTTCTTTTATTTCATCTAAAGTTCGAGCACCTGCAATCATCGCCTTTCTTATTGTTATGTAGTCAACATTTTTGCACTTACAAATAATTATATTTTCAGCCATTTTTCCTCCTCATATCATAATGTTCCTAAGTTAAGGACTTAATTATACCTATATTCACTTTTTTTTACCACGTCATTTGACGTAAAATCTATATCTAAAATAAAAAATAATATTTGAGCTTTATAAAAAAATAAAGGAGCTAAAGGCTCCCTTATCTTTCAATTTTTCTTTTATATTTATCTACTTTATCTTTTTTTCCTATTGATATTTTTTTATTTTCTTTTACTATTACCTCTGCTTTCTGAAGATTTTTAATTATTCTCTGGAAAGTTCTAAGATTTATATTCAGCATCTCTGAAAGTTCTCTTGTTGTTTTATTTATGACCTTATGTTTTTCCATAGTTTTTATAAAAAAACTTTCTTCTGAATATAATGATTTATGAAAAAAATATTCGGAGACTTGAAAATGTTCTTCAGCAAATAAAAATATGAAGTTTTTTAAAGTTTCTTCTTTCCCTTGAAATTTCATATCAAACATTTTTTCAAAAGGAAGGGTAACTATAATCGAATCTTCTCTTGCCACAAGATCAGCTTCAAAACTTCTGTTCATTTTACCTTTAATTTGATGAGAAAGTGTAGCACCAATCCCTGCCAGATCTCCTGGAAAGTAATCTATATAAAATTCTCCTCCTTCTGGACCATATACTACATATTGAACCTTTCCTTTAAGTACATATATGGCTGTCATCTCTTTATCCTGGCTATAATAAATTGTATCTCTTTTTTTCATATTTATAACATCCATAAAAGTTTCAAAGTTAGTATCTATAAGTTTATCCAATCCCAGTTCATGCAATATTTCTGAATTTGTCATCTATCCCACCTCGAAAAAATCATATCATGATCATATCATTTTAATCAAGATCGGTCTTCTAGAAATAAGATTTTCTATATATATTAGAACTTTTAAATTGATAAAATCTGAAGTATAACAGCTACCATTTCTCTTAAATTATTTATATATTATTCTGACATTACATTGAACCTGTAAAAAACATTTATTCATCACCCCTCTTAACCCCTTTATATTCACATTACTCCGTTTTTTAGGAGTATATACTTTTAATTATAGTACTTGTAATTAAAGTAACATAACAATATAATTATTACTATAATCCATGGAATGAGTTAAATAATTTTATACAGGAGGCAATATAATGAGTAAGTTACTTGATTATTTAAATAAAAACAAGGTAGGACAATTAGCAACTTTAAGGGATAGAAAACCAGAACTTAGACCTTTTACATTTGCTTACGAAAAAGAAGGTATATTTTACTTTATTACATCAAATGATAGGAAGGTCTTTAAAGAACTGAAGGAGGAAGGAGTGGCCGGGTTTTCTTCTATGGGAGGAGATTACAAGTATGTTAGGTTAAGTGGAAAGGTTACATTTATAGATGACTTAGAATTGAAGACAGAGGTTCTTAATAATACTCCAACAGGACTTCAACACTATAAGACAGCAGACAATCCTATTATGGAATGTTTCTACATTCATAATGGTGTAGCAACTTTAAACACAGCATTCGGAGAGCTAATTGAAGAAATAAAAATTTAGAAGCACAAACATCTGAATTAATGATAAGAATAGTTATCTTTTATAAGGAGGTCATAAAATGAAAGCAGCAATTGTATATTTTTCAGGTACAGGTAACACATTTAGAGTTGGGGAGGTATTTAAGGCATATTTAGAAACTATCAATTATCAAGTTGATATGATCGATATCGCTAAGTACAAAGAAAAACTTAAGGATTATGATTTATTTATTGCAGGAACACCAAGCTATACTAAAACTTCTTCATATAATATGTATGAATTTATTGAAAAAAATATCAACAAAAATAATAATCCTAAAGCAAATTTCATAACATACGTTACTCAAAGCTGGGGCATAGCATTCGGTCACTTAACTATAAAAGACTTTGTAGAAAAAAAAGGATTTGAGGTTTTAGGAGCAAGAGCATTTTTAGCCCCAAGTAATTTTTATATGTATAATGAAAAAGAACAGCCTAAATCTGACGAAAAAGAAATGCATCAGTTGTATCAGAATATTTATAAAGGTGTTTGGAACTTAATGGACTCTTATGTCAAAGGACATGTTCAAATAGATAAAAGATCAACTTTCCAAAAGATTAAAATGGTTATAGTTTCAAAACTTTTGAAAAAAATATTTATAACCAAATTCTCAAAATCCGCATTAGAAGTGGACAGTGAAAAATGTCGGCGGAAAGAATCATTTTCGTTTTTGAAAATGACAAATATTACTAAAAAATAACTATACCAAAGATACTGTTGAGAATTATTTTTGAGGAATAACAGCATATACATCAATATTTTCTATAAATAAATGCTGAATTACAATGGTAATTTCAAAGTTCCATGGCAAAAAAAAGATCCTAATTTTTTAGGATCTTTTTTTAACTACTGTAGTCTAGACTATTCTGAGTCTCTAAAATTTATAGTTCATATTTAATGATTCCTCATATACTCTTCTATCAGGCTGACCTTCTCCTCCCTACCAGGCAGTAATTTATAGATGTCATACCAGTCGGTCAGTTTAGATAGAGGAACTTTTATATTGTCGATCTCCATAAAATCTCCAATTGAATCTTTGGTGAAATCAAATGAATGGTCTCGGTTATCAAAACAAATACATAGTCCTGCCATAACATCTATCTCTATTCCATCGATAATATATTCATAAAAATATCTGGTTTTATAGATTTTATTGGGAAGCTTTTCCTGTTTTTCGCCTATTTCGGATAAAATATTATCTAATTTATGGATATCTTTTAATTCGACTAAAATATCGATGTCCCCGGGTCCCTGAATTATCCCATAATAATTTAACATTACCGATGCTCCTACAGCCCAGGTAATATTTTGATCATTCAACAGTTCAGCAATTTTTTTCAAAATAAATTTCAATCTATTACTCATTTCCCACCTCTAAATAAAGTTATATAGTAGATTTATTATAACTTTATTCTATTTTAAAATGCAATGAAATAAATAAAAAGTTATAAATTAAAATTTAAAGTGTCCCCGTAAGATAATATGTAAATTGAAACAGTGAGTTGATATTTCACAGTAGTATACCAAATAAAAAGGCTCTCGAAAGAGCCTTAACTTTATTTTTTTATTGCTCTTTAAAATTAAAGTTATAAAAAAATTTAGAACTTAATTGAAATGTATTTATAATTTTTTTATGTAGAATGACTATTCCAGACTATCAACTTATCGTGACTTTTTTTAAACTATAAAAACTTACTATAAGTATTAATAAACTGATCATCCCTAAGGTATGTAATATTTTCTCCAAGGAACCTTCACTAAAACCATCCATTCCAATGATACACCCTGTTAAAAAATTACTATATAAACCTCTCTTTTTTTTCCCAATTTTATTCAATAAATAAAGTATATACGTTCCAAGAGCGATCATTAAAAATGTGACAATATCATAACTTTTAGGAATAATTCCAAATTTTATCCCTTTATATAGTGCAAATATTTTCAATAAAACCAATAATAGTAAAGAACACCAGATCATTTTCTTTTTCATATTTTCTCCTTTTTTAATTAATTTTTAAGTTTTACTCAAGGTTAATATTATCTTTTAATTTTTAAGAAGTCAATTTTTAAATAAAAAAAAATAAGGATCTTACTTTTATCCTTGTAAAAAATAGATTCCTTTATCTCCCTGCCTTTTAAAGATATTAAGATAAAACTTTACTTTTTGTAACGATTATGATACTATTTAATAGTAACAGAGAGTAAGACAAGAGCTTCATTAGTTAAGAAACCCTTGAAATGGGTCAGAGTTATATGAATTTTCAAGAAAAACTTATCTGTATTAAAATTTTACGGAGGAATATATATATGTTAAAAGGAACAGTTAAATGGTTTAACGACGAGAAAGGATTTGGATTTATTTCAGCAGAAGACGGGAACGATTACTTCGCACATTTTTCACAGATCAAAAAAGAAGGATTTAAAACTTTAAACGAGGGAGCGGAAGTAACTTTCGAAATTACTCAAAGTGATAAAGGCCCTCAAGCTTCAAACATAGAAACTGTATAATTATGTAAAATTTTAAATATTAAAAGAGGTTGAAGTTTCAACCTCTTTTTTATTTGCTGTTTTTAGATATTAAATGCTACTCTTCAACCCAATATTCCATTTTGTTCATAGTATTAGCGCAAATTACCCTACCTGGATTTTGCTTGATTTCTTCCATTGACATTAACGGCATATACATCCACGCATCATAGTGTTCTTCCGGGATATCATAAGTTGGTTTATACCCTATCTCTTTTATGGCATTTTTTATAAATCCGTATCTAGGGTAAAAATCTAAATGTCCTAAAACAAAAACAATATCTGTTTTTAGTTCTTTTAATCTTTTTATCCCTTCATCTATAAGTTTTCCGCCAATTCCTAATTTTTGGTATTCCTTAATAATTCCCATAGGTGCCAGAATATAAGTCGATAAGTTATTTTTATCATTCTCTATTTTAGATTTTGAAAAAATTATATGCCCAACAGGTTTCTCATCAACAAATGCAAGCAATGATATTATAGGTTTTGCAGTTTCATCCTCTAAAAGGTCGGTAACTAAAGTTACTATCTCCTCTTCCCCATAATTCTCAAATGCATCTCTATTAACCTTTATTATATCCTCATAATCAAATTTAGTTGTTTCTCTAATTTCTATATTCAATTTAGTTCTCCTTTAATTCTTATTTTTATCTGTTTCTTTCTCCAAAATTACTTCTTAATACAAACATAGTTCCACTCCTTGAATTCACCAAGTCCCTTAAAATATAGTCAGACCCTGTAATTCTTACGATTTATTTAAAGTACTCTATAAAGCTACTTTATAGGGACATAATAACATAGTTATGTCAAAAAATAAATTACTTTTTTCCTGTTAAAACTGCATCTAAATTTTACTCTCTAGAACCCTAAAATATAGAGTATAGATCCCACTATTAAAGCTGGAATCACATTATAAAATGTAGTTATAATGGCAGATTTCCGGTCGATAGCCAATAATGGAAAAAGTGCATCCCCATCATTACATATGGCATTGGCCATAAGAGCAGAAAATGGTATAACTCCGTTTATAAAAAGTGTCGTTAATATAACCTGTGGACCGCATCCTGGAATTATACCTATGAGAACAGCTGCAAGGATAACTATAAAACCTGGCTGGCTCATAAAATTGGTAACAACAGTTTCCCCTCCTACAGATGCAACCAAAACTTCATAGGAAAAAAGGGCTATAAATACCCACATAATAACAAAAGCTGTTTCTTCTGCATTGTGTATAAGTGTTTCTTTGAAAGAATTCATCTTACTCTCTACTTCAGCATGATTTTCATCGGATATGATTTTTTTACTGATAATAGTATAGATCACTGAGAATATAGTCCCTATAAAACCTAAAACACTTAAATCCTTTATAAAAAAAATGGTATCTACATCTTTTTGCAATAGGTTTAAAACTGCCAGGGGAAATGAAAAAATAATTAAAGTCCAAAAGATTTTATATCCCAGAGTATGTCTGAATTTATGAAAGGTTCCTTCCATACTCTTCCCGTGATGAAGAGCTATATCTACAGCATCTCCCTCTTCATGGCCCAGATGTTTGAATGTATAAATTTTATTTTCTGCATTTAATTCAAATTCTGTCGGTTCCTTTCTAAACATCTTATGTTCTTTTTCCAGTTCATATTTTGTCTTGGGTTTTTTAAGTATATTTTTCCCTATCCCAAAATAATCAATAATATAACCTGTTACTATAGCCACTATAAATGAAATTATAGATACAGCAGCAAATATTTTAGGAGACTTTACCAACAATAAAAAAGCTGCATCTCCCATTGTAGCTATAAGGGTCGCCACTATAGTTCCAAAAGTTACCTTTCCTAAGTGGTAGAGAGGCATGACCATTATAGCTCCTCCACACCCTGGTGTCATCCCCAGAAAAGCTCCTAAAAGTACCTGAACTTTTTTATTTTTTTCCATTTTATCGATGAGTCTGCCCTCGGTTTTGAAATTAATATAGCCTAAAATTAACAGAGGTATTGCTACAAATGTCCCAACCTCTATAAATGAACCTACTGCTGTTTCATAAAATATATTTTTTATATTCATAATTTTACTCCTTTTTTTATTTATTAATATCTTTAAAAGATATTGCTCAACATAGATTACCACTTTTGAAAAATATTGTAAATATTTTTCTTTCCAATTATTTGATCCTCAAATTAATTTGTTTTTTTAAAATAAAAATCTACTATTCCTTACATTAAATTTTATTGCTTTTTATTGATATTGTGGTATATATGATACTAACTTAAAATAGGAACTTATTTTATTAAAACCAAAATCAAAATAATACTAGGAGAAATTATGTACTCACTATTAAAAAAATCAAAGCTGAGATGGAGCCAATCTTTATTTTTTACGATCATTGAGGCTTTATCTTATATGATCATCCCATTAGTTCAAAAAAATATATTAGATGACATTGTAAATAAAGATTATTCTAAAATAAACAGGTTAATACTCTATATGTTAGGTCTATATTTTTTACACTATGTATTCCAAATAATAAGGTCTTATTACGATGCTTCACTTTCTACAACTATTAAAACAGAATTTCAAAAAGATGTTTATAATAAAATGTTAAATTCCAACCTGTCAAATATAACAAAAAATAAAGTAGGAAAACTGATGACAATTATGGAGAGTGACATCACCACAGTGTCTACATTTCTAAGTTCTACTTTAAAATTATTCACTTATAATATAATAATAATAATATTTCTATTGATAACAATGTTTAAACTCTCTGTGGAAATAACCGGTATAATAGTTTTTTTATTTTTATTGATCTATTACTTTAATACTTTTCATAACAAAAAATATAAAAAATATAAAGTTCAAATTTTAAAAAATAAAGAAAGATTTATGGAATTATTAAATCAATCGATATTATCATTAAAGTTAATAAAATCTAATAACTTAAAAAAATATTTTTCAAAAAAATTAATAGATATAACAGAAGCAGAAAAAGAAATAAATGTTAAATCAATCGTGTTTTCAAATCTATTAGGAGCATTGACTAAATACACCTTAACAGGTGGAAGAGTAGTCATATTTTTTATAGGTATTTTAGAAATTAAATCTGGAAAATTAACAATTGGAAGTTTATTAGCTCTCCTCAGTTATTATGAATTTATGTATAACCCTGTATTGCAATTTCGAAAATTTTTAGAAGATCGAGTAAAAACAGAAGAATCCTATAAAAGAATAGAGGATATATTCATTAAAGATAAAAATTACTTTAGATCTATTGAAACTTTGGAGATGTTTAGATCTTTAGAATTTAAAAAAATTAATTTTTCATACGGCACTAAAATTGTATATAAAGATTTTTCCTATAAAATAAATCATGGTGACAAGATAGCTATTGTAGGAGGAAATGGAAGAGGCAAAAGTACCCTGATTAATATTATTACAGGAATAGAAAAAATAGACTTAGGAGAGATCCTCTTAAACAACAGGAATTTTTATGACATAAATATAGAAGATTATAGAGATAAAATTTCAATCCTTTTCCAAGAGAATAATTTATTTGATTTTAGTATAGAGGAAAATTTAAGATTAGGAAATGATGATGTAGATATTAATGATATAATAGACATCTGTAAAAAATTAAATATTCATAATTTAATTTCTTCTCTCCCTATGGGTTATCAGACTAGATTAAGCCATCTAGGTTCTAATTTTTCAGGGGGCGAAAAGAGAAAGATGCTTTTAGCCAGAACATTTTTAAAAAATTCTGATGTTTATATCTTTGATGAGCTAACGAGTAATTTAGATGAAGAATCACAAATAAGGATATTAGATTTAGTATTAGATTTATTTAAAGATAAAACTATATTATTTATTACCCATAGTAAATATGAGATCTCAAAATTTGATAAAGTTCTTAACCTAAACAAGTATTCTAATTTAGAATAATAAAAATGAGGTATTTCGTTAAAAATCCCATTTTTTTTATTAAAATATTAATATAATTCTTTAGTGATTTACCAGATACTTCAAAAAAAAACCAGGGTAAAAAAGATATATATATCTTTTTTACCCTGGGGTTTTTCTTTAACATACCCTTAACTTTCTCTATGACGTTTTACTATCTCTTTCACTTTCCGGATTAATTTTATTGAAGTAAATCATAAAAATTAATTTTAGAATATTCTCAATGTTTCCATTAAATTTTAGGTTAGACAATAAAAATTAAAGATGCTACAATCTAAAATATAAATAAAAAAGGAGGCGATAATAATGAAAAATTTAAGAGGTAGTAAAACAATTTAATAAAAAGAGGATGTTTGGTAATATAATTATAGAACTATAAATTACTTATGGTATT
Encoded here:
- a CDS encoding Crp/Fnr family transcriptional regulator, which produces MTNSEILHELGLDKLIDTNFETFMDVINMKKRDTIYYSQDKEMTAIYVLKGKVQYVVYGPEGGEFYIDYFPGDLAGIGATLSHQIKGKMNRSFEADLVAREDSIIVTLPFEKMFDMKFQGKEETLKNFIFLFAEEHFQVSEYFFHKSLYSEESFFIKTMEKHKVINKTTRELSEMLNINLRTFQRIIKNLQKAEVIVKENKKISIGKKDKVDKYKRKIER
- a CDS encoding ABC transporter substrate-binding protein, with translation MTKTPTGKLVKSKWVDSLVTTKSDPSKRSEDIWTFKIKDGMKFSNGNPLTVKDVKFTYDFYMDEKALNSTGATDDLNEFMDKVEVNEAANTIKFHLKKVIYMVDSTFEYFVLDSNTIIKNSEKEGVTPQQWVKANMSSPIGYGPYKIDKFVPSQYVKLSINKNYQGNYEGDKPSIKEIILQNTPTETKLTQLITGEIDIATGISKEEDVDAVLGQDTLQTNRYYRHGTGQLTFHTDFGPVQLEEVRKAIAYSFDRIKYKNIIVGKNGLMANAPYSRSMWMMYDDDEKIGTESRLSRTYTDYDILDTDGKWDEQANIKEAHKYLDQAANKTNGEYAKLTKVSGKYLWEGKPLEINMALTAGVVDAYNLIFTKEVQKEFGIKINMDSMDWSVLAKCLYGSAPLSERRYHVFATSTNFATKTDYNFYRKSYIIPYGSGVTSNVTRFPINEEILNRMRIANPSTKEGDQQYKKAFRDYMKVMNEEIPLLPTFSSLYFDTYADDITDFDTTPMWSFPYAIVKAKFKSN
- a CDS encoding cold-shock protein, with amino-acid sequence MLKGTVKWFNDEKGFGFISAEDGNDYFAHFSQIKKEGFKTLNEGAEVTFEITQSDKGPQASNIETV
- a CDS encoding N-acetyltransferase, whose product is MNIEIRETTKFDYEDIIKVNRDAFENYGEEEIVTLVTDLLEDETAKPIISLLAFVDEKPVGHIIFSKSKIENDKNNLSTYILAPMGIIKEYQKLGIGGKLIDEGIKRLKELKTDIVFVLGHLDFYPRYGFIKNAIKEIGYKPTYDIPEEHYDAWMYMPLMSMEEIKQNPGRVICANTMNKMEYWVEE
- a CDS encoding pyridoxamine 5'-phosphate oxidase family protein, whose translation is MSKLLDYLNKNKVGQLATLRDRKPELRPFTFAYEKEGIFYFITSNDRKVFKELKEEGVAGFSSMGGDYKYVRLSGKVTFIDDLELKTEVLNNTPTGLQHYKTADNPIMECFYIHNGVATLNTAFGELIEEIKI
- a CDS encoding putative manganese transporter; translation: MNIKNIFYETAVGSFIEVGTFVAIPLLILGYINFKTEGRLIDKMEKNKKVQVLLGAFLGMTPGCGGAIMVMPLYHLGKVTFGTIVATLIATMGDAAFLLLVKSPKIFAAVSIISFIVAIVTGYIIDYFGIGKNILKKPKTKYELEKEHKMFRKEPTEFELNAENKIYTFKHLGHEEGDAVDIALHHGKSMEGTFHKFRHTLGYKIFWTLIIFSFPLAVLNLLQKDVDTIFFIKDLSVLGFIGTIFSVIYTIISKKIISDENHAEVESKMNSFKETLIHNAEETAFVIMWVFIALFSYEVLVASVGGETVVTNFMSQPGFIVILAAVLIGIIPGCGPQVILTTLFINGVIPFSALMANAICNDGDALFPLLAIDRKSAIITTFYNVIPALIVGSILYILGF
- a CDS encoding (2Fe-2S)-binding protein, with protein sequence MAENIIICKCKNVDYITIRKAMIAGARTLDEIKEMTGAATKCGGCAGEIEKILKSVCGCNNVSLEDVVSAVKNGDDTIEKIEEVTHAGKGCQRCKALVQNVIDLGR
- a CDS encoding nucleotidyltransferase family protein, with protein sequence MSNRLKFILKKIAELLNDQNITWAVGASVMLNYYGIIQGPGDIDILVELKDIHKLDNILSEIGEKQEKLPNKIYKTRYFYEYIIDGIEIDVMAGLCICFDNRDHSFDFTKDSIGDFMEIDNIKVPLSKLTDWYDIYKLLPGREEKVSLIEEYMRNH
- a CDS encoding ABC transporter ATP-binding protein/permease, with protein sequence MYSLLKKSKLRWSQSLFFTIIEALSYMIIPLVQKNILDDIVNKDYSKINRLILYMLGLYFLHYVFQIIRSYYDASLSTTIKTEFQKDVYNKMLNSNLSNITKNKVGKLMTIMESDITTVSTFLSSTLKLFTYNIIIIIFLLITMFKLSVEITGIIVFLFLLIYYFNTFHNKKYKKYKVQILKNKERFMELLNQSILSLKLIKSNNLKKYFSKKLIDITEAEKEINVKSIVFSNLLGALTKYTLTGGRVVIFFIGILEIKSGKLTIGSLLALLSYYEFMYNPVLQFRKFLEDRVKTEESYKRIEDIFIKDKNYFRSIETLEMFRSLEFKKINFSYGTKIVYKDFSYKINHGDKIAIVGGNGRGKSTLINIITGIEKIDLGEILLNNRNFYDINIEDYRDKISILFQENNLFDFSIEENLRLGNDDVDINDIIDICKKLNIHNLISSLPMGYQTRLSHLGSNFSGGEKRKMLLARTFLKNSDVYIFDELTSNLDEESQIRILDLVLDLFKDKTILFITHSKYEISKFDKVLNLNKYSNLE